The DNA segment ATCGGTTAACTTTAATGATTTTGGATATCATGATGATGCCATAGTAAAAGTGTACTATACTGATAATACATACGATACGTATGAGGTTCATGGAGATTATAATGACAGAGATGGAATTGATATTGAAATTCCTGAAGGCAAAACTCTGAGCCGAATCGATTTTGGTGCGGAGGATTATTATGATGATTATTCGGTTAACTCAACGATTACAGTTGTCTATGATAAACAGAGCACTATTCCTGTGGATAATCCAGAACAAACGCTTGAATTTGGTGCAGTTGTAACGGATGGTAATGGCGATCAAAGTGAAGTGGTTACGTTTGATGTGACTGTAGACAGTGACCATGTGTTACAAGGCGATGTATCAGATTCAATTATCGGTGGCGACGGTGATGATACATTCAAACTTTTAAATGGACAAGATATCAATTTTGATGGATTGGATGCACATATAAAAAATATTGAAACCATTGATTTAAGTGCTGAGGGTAAAAATGAAATCAAAAACTTATCCTTAGATGATGTGATTGATATGACGGATTCAGATAATGAGATTAAAATCTCAGGTACATCAGAAGATGAAGTTCATTTAACAAATGAATGGTCAACCAATAATGTTGTTGATGCAGACGGTTATATTGAGTACATAGGTACATCTGATGATGAGACTGTTAAAGTGAAAATCCATCAAGATATTCATACGGATATTCAATAAAAGAGTGTATAACAAGGCTTTTGCCTTGTTATAACTTTCTCAAAACTCATAGTGATAATGGCGAGCATTGTGATTTTGTAAGTAGATTAAATCAGTTTAAAAAGGCCTTATCTTGTTACTTTTTTATGACCTTATGTTATAATATTATATGAAACTTTTAATCACTTTGTCTCTTAGCATTATTTTATCCATCACTTATGCTTTTGTCACCAGTGATATTATTAAAGAGGTTGAGAAAAATTATGGGCGATTTGCAAAAAATCGTTTTGTTGCTTTAGAGAGACTTATTAAAAGTTTAGAGAATCAAAGTGTTGAAAAAAAGCTTGAAAAAGTGAATGAGTTTTTCAATAATGTGCCTTATTCAAGTGATATAAAGACGTATGGTGTGACCGATTATTGGGCAACACCATTTGAGTTTTTAGCACGTGATAGAGGAGATTGTGAAGACTATGTGATTGCCAAATACTTTGTTTTAAAGCGTTTGGGAATACCAAGTTCAAAAATGTATTTAACTTATGTTCGCGTCAAAGGGTATGATGATGCGCACATGGTACTGACATACTTTCCTACACCACGTTCAGAACCTTATGTTCTGGATAACATTCGAAGAATCTTACTGCCTGCTTCCAAACGTACGGACTTAACGCCTGTGTTTAACTTTAATCCTGAGGTTTTACAAGATGGTAAAAAGACAACTGCACACCGAAAATGGGACAGACTACTTAAACACATTAGGGAGAATAGAATATGACGCTCTACCGACAAATAGCGATATTGGTTTCGTTTGTATTTTTAATTTTATTATCAACCATACTGCTTGTATCTTTCAGTATCGTTCGAGAATCTGCAAAAAAAGAGTTGTATGAAAATGCACAAAACAGTGTTTCAAGCTTAAGTATTTCTATTAGTAGCACAGAAGCGACTCAAGGTGCTATTGAGACGATGATTAATGCCAGTTTTGATAATGGGAATTATGAAAGAATCACTTTTGTTGATATAGATGAAAAGGTGAAATATGAACGTACAAAAGAGATAAATAACAGCAATATTCCTGCTTGGTTTGAAGAAATTGTGGAGTTTGAACTGCCTGTAGCAAAAGCCAAACTTTCAAGTGGTTGGCAAGTCATTGGAACCTTGGAGATTTTAAATAATCGAAGTGTGACCTATTTTCAACTTTATAATATCATGATGAGCATGGTGATGTATTTAGGAATTGCGTGTATTGTGTTTTTATTAATTTTATCTTATGTATTTCATGTGATTTTACGACCGTTGTTGGATATAGAAAAACAAGCGCAAGCGGTGATGAAAGATGAGTTTGTAATTCAAGAAAAAATGCCTTGGACCAAAGAGTTTAAAGCAGTCATTGAAAGTATCAATGCCATGGTGCGAAAATTTGAGTCCATTTTTAAAACAGCCAGTGATACTTTAACAGAAAATAAAGAGCTGCTTTACAATGATAACGTGATGAAAATTGCCAATCGACGTTATTTTATCTTAAAAGCAACCGAATATCTCACAGATGAAAATGGCAAAAATTATGGTTCAACCATCATTATGTCGGTTAAAAAAGCAGATGTTTTGAATCAAGTGTTAGGGTATCAAAGTACAGATAAGCTTTTGTTTGAATTTGCACAGTTCTTAAAAGAGGAAGTTCAAAATTATTCGGATGCCATTGTGTGTCGTATCAATGGTACAGAGATTGTGGTGATGCTTCCAAAAATTTATATGCAAGACATTAAAAGTATCCTGGACAAAATCGTGCAATACATAAATGATAAACTTGAAGAGTTAAAACTTAATAAAGAGGAGTTTGGGTTAGATATTGGTGTATGTGAATATGAACCACAACACAATATGAGTGAACTGTTTAGTTTAGTGGATTATGCACTTGCACAAGCCAAATTGCTTCCTTCTGGGCATTATTATGAACTGTTAAATAATAAAGTGGCCATTGCTAAAGAGCGATGGAGACAGATAATTTTAGATGGTTTTAAAAACGACAGTTTTGAAATCATGTACCGAAAAGTGGTGGATACTTTTACAAAAGTGAAACGTCATAATGTCGTCAGTTTTGCGCTTAACAGCAACAACGAATCCTATTTTTATGGTACATTGATTGCGCCAGTCGTTGAATTGGGAATGGTGCAAGATGTCTATTTGTATGTGATTAAAAAAGTATTACTTTCAAATGACAGTCAAAATGACATCCCATTGACCATTCAAATCTCTTCACAATTTATTGAAGATGAGGATACTTATGAAAAACTCAAAAAGTTGTTTAGAACACATCAACATGAAGTGAAAAAAGAGATTATTTTTGAGATTCCAGAATCGGTTATCAATAAACATTTTGAAAACAGTCAACACTATATTAAACTCTTTAAAGAGTTTGGTTTTGGTTTTGGTATTAACAGTTTTATGGCATATGGAGAGGATTATAACTATCTTAAAGAGTTAAAACCTGCCTTTGTGAAAGCCGATAAACAGTATATCTTAGATGCTCAACAAAACATCAATGTGCTTAAAATTGTTTTAGATTCATTGGGGATTGAGTTGATTGCAACGGGCGTGAATGATTTGGATGAGATTGAATCATTGAATCAAAAAGGGATTAAAGTCGTTGCAGGAATGGTGGTTGATAAAATATAAAGATCAAAGGTACCTTGGTACCTTTGATTATTTGTGCCCTAAAATATAATAAATTGGTTTGTCTTCTATTTTTTCTAAAGCAACGTTATATTTTCTGCTCCAGTGTGATACTTCATCATGAAACTCTTCTAAAATTTCAGGTGCGTCATTTTCATCGCATTTGATTTTAAAATAGTCTGTTTTATTCGATAACCCTACATACGCGTTCATTTTCTTAATGTGATCATGTAGGCTGATAATGTGTTTTGAGAATTTTTCAAACCCTTCTGTATTATCAATCATTTTTTGTGCTTGTGATACAGAACTTTCTGTTTTTGCATATCCTAATTGCGAAAGTAAAACTTCGGCTGATACATCTAAATGCATTTATTTCTCCTAATCGTAGTTACATATTTTTCTCTCAAATTATAGAGAGACCAGAAGATTATGTTAGCTAAATATTTTTAAATTTAGGTTTAAAAATGAATGTTACAAATAAGAGCATATCTAAAAATAAAACAGTGTTTCTTATTTATGTTTAACGCTTCTTTGAGTAGTATTTAAAAAATAAAAAGGAGAACCATGTCAGTACTATTAGAGATGGCAATGTTCCCAACTGATGGAACAGAGAGTAAGAGTGAATACGTCGCACAAGTGATTAAAACCATACGTGATTCAGGCTTTCCTTATCAGCTCACGCCCATGGCCACAATCATTGAAACAAAACACATTTCAGATGCGCTTAATATTATTCAAGAGTGTTATGATGTTTTAGAACACTTAGGGTGTAATCGAGTCTATTCAACCATTACGTTTGATATTCGTAAGAACTCTGATGGTCGATTAAAAGGAAAGGTGGCTTCCATTGAGAGTAAAATTGGAGAAGTGAATAAATAAGGAGATTATATACACTCTCCTTTGAGTGTATACTCCCCATGTCTGTAATTAAAGACTTTTTGTGTTTTAAATTTTTTACCTTGTTGCTTACACTCTAAACGTTGTTCGGCAATGCTTTTTTCTTCACAAGCAGTAAAAATGAGTGCCAATGCAATTAAAAATAATATTTGTTTCATAAGCGACCTTTCTTTAGTCACCTTTATTATAGCACTTTTTTTTAAAAAAAGTATACTTTTTTAAAAAAAATAATTAAAATAGTGTCTGTTCGTTTTTTTTCATAAAGAACTCATCTAATACTTTTGTTTTAAAACTTCGTCGATGTAATTTGCAATATCCATACTTTTTGATGGCATCAATGTGTGCTTTGGTACCATAGCCTTTATGTTTTTCAAATTGATACGGTGGGTATTGTGACGCAATATCACACATAAAACGATCACGACTCACCTTTGCTAGAATAGAGGCAGCACTCACTTCTTGTATGGTGGCATCTGCTTTGATTTTATGATGCAAATTAGGAATTCCAAATGAAGTATTTCCGTCCATCAGATACTCTTTTGCGTTAATATTTTCCATGATTTCAAGAATAGAGTGTTTAATACAACTGCTTAATCCTTTTTCATCAATTGTTTGATTATGGGTAAAGACAATGTGATAGTCACATGAGTTAATGATTTCATCAAAGAGTGCTTCTCTTCTCTTTTCACTGAGTTGCTTGGAGTCATTGAGCCCTTTGATGGTGTTTCGTATTTTTACCCCTGCAACGACCATTGGACCAGCTAAAGGGCCCCGACCTGCTTCATCTATGCCACATAACATAACGTTTCCTTATGAAGGTACCTTAAAAAATCAGATTATTTTTTAGAGATGCCTTTAAATTAAAGTTTCTTAAAATATTTAATGGTATTATAATACACTTATGTTGACAAAGAGGAATAAGGGATACAATGAAGAGGCCGCTTCTTATAATTACCATAGTGATAATAATTGTAGGAGTCGCAGCTTGGTTCAATCGTCCTCATGAAATCAAAATTGGTTTTGTCGCCGGTTTAAGTGGTAAATACTCTACTTTAGGACACAGCGTATTAAATGGAGTGCGTTTGGCTTTAGAAGAGGTTGATTATAAAGTTGGCAATCAAAACATTCAGCTCATTCAAAAAGACGATCAACAAAATCCCAAAGAAGCACAAAATATTATTCATGAATTTGCAGCCAATGGCGTCAAGCTTATTATTGGGAATACCACCAGTTCTATGACCAAAGAGTCCATAAAAATATTACAAGAATATCCACAACTTTTAATGATCTCTCCCACTGCAAGCAGCAGTGAATTCAGTAATAAAAAAGATAATTTTGTGCGAACACAAGTGGCACACAATACTTCTCGTTTTAACAAACTTTCCTCCTATTTACTAGCTCATGATATTCGAAATTTGTATATGGTGTATGATGAAAAAAATAAATCGTATGTGAACAACTATTTAAACAATTTTGAGGACTCTTTTGTGCAATTGGGTGGTCCTGCTTTAATTGAAGCAAAAAAACTCAGTGAATCATACAGTGCCATTGCTTCAGATATTAAAGAGAAAAATGTTGATGCTGTTGTGGTCATTGCAAACTCCATTGACAGTTCAAAATTCATTCAATATTTACGACTTAATGGTATCAAACAACAAGTGGTGGTTTCAGGGTGGGCCAAAAGTGATGACTTTATTGAAAATGGTGGAAAATATGTTGAAGGTATTATTTTTATTACGGGCTATGATGATAACTCAAAAGACCAAGCCTATGTAGAGTTTGTTCAACGTTATATCAATCGTTATGGTACAAAACCTTCTGTTTTTTCTGCTCAAGCGTATGAAACGATGCAAATCATCTTAGAGGTCATTAACAAAGACAGCAATATTGTAAACCTTAAACAACATTTATTGACTCAAAAAGTGTTTGAGGGTCTTCAAGGAAAAGTTGTATTTGATAAGTTTGGGGATGTTGACCGAGACTATTTTTTAATGACAGTCAAAAATAATCAATTTGTAAAAAAAGAGTAGTGTTGGTGAGAAAAATATCTTTAAAACAGAATATTCTTAATATTTTTATCCTTTTTGTGATGTTTGTTACATTAACCGTGGGTTTTCTTTCGGTTTACTCTTTGTATCAATCAAAACTTAGCACGGCTGAACGCAGTCAACGTCAGGTCTTAATACAAGTGGAACAAGAAGTTGAGAAGTTCTTAAATGAAATAGAACAAAATGCTACGTATATGTTGACCAATTACCAAAGAAGCAGTATGATTATAAAAAGTATTGTGGAACTCAATCCCAATATCTCTTCTGTACTGGTGCTAGATAAAAAGGGACAAATAGAAAACTTCTATACCACTTCAGATGTGAATATCTATAAAGGGTTTGATTACTCGTTAAAACGCTATTTTATAGAAATCTCTCAAGGAGAGCAAAGTTATTGGTCAGATACTTTTTTCTCATTGGTTGATGAAGATCAATCCATCACATATAGCTTTCAAATGCCATTAGATAAAGTCGGAGTTATTTTTGTTAAACTCAATAGTTTGGCTTCCTTTTGTGAACGCTACAAGAACAGTGATGATTCATATATGATTCGACTTTTGGACAGCAAAGGAGTGGTGATATTAAATCAAGATAATCCTGAGATGGTGCATCAGCAGTTCAATATTTTAAACACTAGCGTATTTAAGGACTTGATGTACAAAAACGCTCCTTATGTGATGGGAAAATATAAAGGCATTAATCAAAACAGAAAAAATATGGGAATGTATACCACCATTGAAAAAGTGGATTGGAAAGTTTTAGTGCGTGAAGATTATGATATTTTAATTGGAAGTATCAATGAAATTGTACTGAATATTATTATCATTGCATTGATATTTTTATTGGTTTCAGTATACATTGCTCTTAAAATCGCAAAACGATTGTTTAAACAAATTGACCAATACACAGATAATATTGCACAAATATCCGCAGGAAATTATGCGATTAAGATTCAAGACTCTCCTTATAAAGAGTTTGAAACCTTTACGCAAAGTTTTGAATTGATGCAGCGTGAAATTGAAAAACGGGAAGAGTCTTTAGAAGAGTCTTTGAACAGCTTTAAATCTTTGGTTAATTCAACCATGGAAGCTATTTTGATTCATAAAGATGGTGTTTGCTTGGATGTGAATGATGTGGCAGTTAAACTCTTTAAGTATGATAAAAAAGAGGAGATGGTAGGCAAAGAGTTTCTACATTTTGTGGCACCATCATCTCAAAAAATTGTGCAATATAACATGGAAAAAGAGACCGAACCGTATGAAATAGAGTTTTTAAAAAAAGATGGCAGCAGTTTTATCTCGATAGGGCAAGGCAAATTTTTACATCTGTTTGGGTTGAAGCTTAAAGTCTCTACCGTTATTGATATTTCTGAAATTAAACACAAAGATAAACTGCTCTTTCAACAATCAAAAATGGCCTCCATGGGAGAGATGATTGGAAACATTGCACATCAGTGGCGACAACCATTGAGTGCTATTTCAAGTGCTGCAAGTGGGATGAAGGTACAAAAAGAATTTGGAGTGTTAACCGATGATGAAGTTGAAAGCAGTTTAAACTCTATCATGAAATCCACCCACTATTTATCAAAAACGATTGATGATTTTAGAAACTTTTTTAAATCGGATAAAGCCAAAACCACTTTTGATGTGACCAAAGTAACAGACAATGTCATTTCCCTGTTGGCTTCGAGTTTTAAAAATTATGATATAAAGGTGCTCAAAGAGTATGATGAATCTTTGGAAATTTTAGGTTATGAAAACGAACTCACACAAGCGATTATTAATATCTTTAACAATGCAAAAGATGCATTGTTAGAATTACCTAGAGATAAAAAACGTTTGATTATGATTAAAGTTCGTCGCATCAAAACAGACCAAATCATCATTACAGTTCATGACAGTGCAGGGGGAATCCCTAAAAATATCATGCCATCAATTTTTGACCCATATTTTACAACCAAGTATAAACAGCAAGGTACGGGAATAGGGCTTTACATGACACATCAAATTATTGTCTCACATATGAAAGGGAAAATAGTCGCAGAAAACAGTATGTTTACCTATGAAAATGAACAGCATTATGGGGCAAAATTCACTATTGAATTGAGTGTTAAAAAATAAAATTCTTAAATTACTTGACAATAATTCACTCAACTTGCTATAATTATTTAGCAATTAAATACTAGGAGTGCTAATATGAATAAGATTTTTGAAAAACTGACCAATCAACTCGCCGAAACAATAGAGTCTTCTGTTGCTTTGGCACTGCATAATAAAAACCAAGAAGTGGAGTTTGTCCACATTATCTGGGCACTGTTAACCAATACCAATTCTGTTTTAAATCAAGTGTTCAATAAAATGAATCAAGATAAAACAGCCATTGAGTTGGATGTTAAAAGTTATGCCTCAAAACTGCCACAAGTATCAAGTGTAACCAAAGACAATATCAAAGTAGGGCGAGCCGTTGTGGATGCTTTACAAAAAGCAGAGGGCTTGATGTCAAGCAGTGGGGATAAATATATTGCCATAGATACTTTTATCCTAGCAAACTTAGACAATAAACTCTTTAAAGAGGTGATTTCTAAGTATGTGGATATGAACGAGTTTAAAAAGACCATTGAATCCATTCGTGGTGGGGCTAAAATAGAGAGCCAAAGTGGTGATGATGTGTTAGACTCATTGGCGAAATATGGAATTGATTTAAATAAAAAAGCCATTGATGGTGAACTTGACCCTGTGATTGGTCGAGATGAAGAGGTGCAACGAATGATGCAAATTCTCATTCGTAAAACCAAAAATAATCCTATTTTGCTGGGAGAACCAGGTGTGGGTAAAACAGCCATCGTTGAAGGTTTAGCGCAACGAATTGTAGCCCGTGAAGTGCCAACAAGTCTTCAAAATAAAAAGGTGATTACACTTGATATGAGTGCACTTATTGCAGGAGCCAAATATCGAGGTGAGTTTGAAGACCGACTAAAAGCTGTGATTGATGAAGTAAAAAAAGCAGGAAATATTATTCTTTTCATTGATGAGATTCACACCATCGTAGGTGCTGGTGCCAGTGAAGGAAGCATGGATGCAGCCAATATCTTAAAACCAGCTCTTGCACGTGGTGAGTTGCATACCATTGGAGCAACGACACTTAAAGAGTACAGAAAGTATTTTGAAAAAGATGCGGCACTTCAAAGACGATTCCAACCAGTTTCAGTAGATGAACCAACCGTCAATGAAGCCATACATATCTTAAGAGGATTAAAAGAGCGATTAGAAACGCACCACAATATTACAATCAATGACAGTGCTTTAGTAGCTGCTGCTAAACTCTCTGAAAGATATATTGGGGACCGATTTTTGCCGGATAAAGCAATTGACTTAATTGATGAAGCCTCAGCTGAGCTTAAAATGCAAATTGAGAGTGAACCCGTAGTGCTTTCAACCGTTAAAAGAGAGATTGCCACACTCAATGTTGAAAAACAAGCATTGTTAATGGAAGATAAAAAGAAAAACAAAGCCAGAATTGAAGAGATAGAGAAAGAGTTGGCCAATTTAGGTGAGAAAAAAAGAGGACTTGAAACACAGTTTGAGACTGAAAAAGAGACCTTTAATGCAGCTTCAAGTATCAAAGCTAAAATAGAAGAGCTACGAAACAAAGCAGCCATTGCCAAACGAGAGTCAAAATTTGATGAAGCAGCCAAAATAGAATATGGAGATATTCCAGAATTGGAAGCTAAAATCAAAGAGAATGAAAACAAATGGGCCATGATGGTTGAAAATGGAACACTTTTAAGAAACAGTGTGGATGAAGACTCGATTGCAGCCATTGTAAGTAAATGGACAGGAATTCCAGTCAATAAAATGCTTTCAAGTGAGAAAGAGCGTATTTTAAAAGTACAAGAGGTACTTAAAGAGGATGTGGTAGGGCAAGATGAAGCGATCAAAGCGATCAGTCGAGCCATTAAACGAAACAAAGCAGGGTTAAGTCAAGAGAATCGTCCAATTGGATCGTTTATGTTCTTAGGACCAACAGGTGTGGGAAAAACACAAAGTGCAAAAACGTTGGCAAAATTTTTGTTTGATGATGAAAAATCACTCATACGTTTTGATATGAGTGAATATATGGAGAAACACTCAGTCAGCCGTCTTATAGGTGCAGCTCCTGGGTATGTGGGATATGATGAGGGTGGACAGTTAACTGAAGCTGTGCGAAGAAAACCGTACAGTGTAATTTTATTTGATGAGATTGAAAAAGCGCATCCTGATGTGTTTAATATCTTACTGCAAGTATTAGATGATGGACGATTAACCGATAACAAGGGAGTGACGATTGATTTTAAAAACACCATTATTATCTTAACATCAAACATTGGTAGTGCTAAAATCATTGAAATTTCAGATAAAGAGCAACGACGAGCTGAAGTGATGAATGAAATCAAGGGGTACTTTAAACCAGAATTTTTAAACCGACTAGATGACATCGTGATTTTTGAACAACTGGGATTGGATGCCATTACCAATATTGTGGATATTATGTTTGATGATATCAAACGAAAAGTGGCACAAAAAGAGATTACGATTTCACTCACTCAAAGTGCCAAAGAGTACATTGCCCAAGTCGGATTTGACCCTGTATTTGGTGCACGACCTCTGAAAAGAGCGTTGTACGAAGTAGTAGAGGATAAATTAGCCGATTTAATTTTAGAAGATAAAATTAAAGAAGGAAATGATGTCAAGTTTGATATAATAAACGGTGAAATTCAAGCGCAGATTTCGTAATTCGCATTTTAAAGGTTTTTGATGAAGTATTTGGTCGCTCTTTTTTTAACGTTCACGGCACTTTTTTCTACAAGTATTCATGAAGGAGAGTATGCCTTAGAGAACAGAGAGTATTCTAAAGCGTACGAAGTGTTTAT comes from the Candidatus Marinarcus aquaticus genome and includes:
- a CDS encoding transglutaminase-like cysteine peptidase — translated: MKLLITLSLSIILSITYAFVTSDIIKEVEKNYGRFAKNRFVALERLIKSLENQSVEKKLEKVNEFFNNVPYSSDIKTYGVTDYWATPFEFLARDRGDCEDYVIAKYFVLKRLGIPSSKMYLTYVRVKGYDDAHMVLTYFPTPRSEPYVLDNIRRILLPASKRTDLTPVFNFNPEVLQDGKKTTAHRKWDRLLKHIRENRI
- a CDS encoding LapD/MoxY N-terminal periplasmic domain-containing protein, which gives rise to MTLYRQIAILVSFVFLILLSTILLVSFSIVRESAKKELYENAQNSVSSLSISISSTEATQGAIETMINASFDNGNYERITFVDIDEKVKYERTKEINNSNIPAWFEEIVEFELPVAKAKLSSGWQVIGTLEILNNRSVTYFQLYNIMMSMVMYLGIACIVFLLILSYVFHVILRPLLDIEKQAQAVMKDEFVIQEKMPWTKEFKAVIESINAMVRKFESIFKTASDTLTENKELLYNDNVMKIANRRYFILKATEYLTDENGKNYGSTIIMSVKKADVLNQVLGYQSTDKLLFEFAQFLKEEVQNYSDAIVCRINGTEIVVMLPKIYMQDIKSILDKIVQYINDKLEELKLNKEEFGLDIGVCEYEPQHNMSELFSLVDYALAQAKLLPSGHYYELLNNKVAIAKERWRQIILDGFKNDSFEIMYRKVVDTFTKVKRHNVVSFALNSNNESYFYGTLIAPVVELGMVQDVYLYVIKKVLLSNDSQNDIPLTIQISSQFIEDEDTYEKLKKLFRTHQHEVKKEIIFEIPESVINKHFENSQHYIKLFKEFGFGFGINSFMAYGEDYNYLKELKPAFVKADKQYILDAQQNINVLKIVLDSLGIELIATGVNDLDEIESLNQKGIKVVAGMVVDKI
- a CDS encoding MTH1187 family thiamine-binding protein: MSVLLEMAMFPTDGTESKSEYVAQVIKTIRDSGFPYQLTPMATIIETKHISDALNIIQECYDVLEHLGCNRVYSTITFDIRKNSDGRLKGKVASIESKIGEVNK
- a CDS encoding ribonuclease HII, with product MLCGIDEAGRGPLAGPMVVAGVKIRNTIKGLNDSKQLSEKRREALFDEIINSCDYHIVFTHNQTIDEKGLSSCIKHSILEIMENINAKEYLMDGNTSFGIPNLHHKIKADATIQEVSAASILAKVSRDRFMCDIASQYPPYQFEKHKGYGTKAHIDAIKKYGYCKLHRRSFKTKVLDEFFMKKNEQTLF
- a CDS encoding ABC transporter substrate-binding protein, producing the protein MIIIVGVAAWFNRPHEIKIGFVAGLSGKYSTLGHSVLNGVRLALEEVDYKVGNQNIQLIQKDDQQNPKEAQNIIHEFAANGVKLIIGNTTSSMTKESIKILQEYPQLLMISPTASSSEFSNKKDNFVRTQVAHNTSRFNKLSSYLLAHDIRNLYMVYDEKNKSYVNNYLNNFEDSFVQLGGPALIEAKKLSESYSAIASDIKEKNVDAVVVIANSIDSSKFIQYLRLNGIKQQVVVSGWAKSDDFIENGGKYVEGIIFITGYDDNSKDQAYVEFVQRYINRYGTKPSVFSAQAYETMQIILEVINKDSNIVNLKQHLLTQKVFEGLQGKVVFDKFGDVDRDYFLMTVKNNQFVKKE
- a CDS encoding ATP-binding protein, whose amino-acid sequence is MRKISLKQNILNIFILFVMFVTLTVGFLSVYSLYQSKLSTAERSQRQVLIQVEQEVEKFLNEIEQNATYMLTNYQRSSMIIKSIVELNPNISSVLVLDKKGQIENFYTTSDVNIYKGFDYSLKRYFIEISQGEQSYWSDTFFSLVDEDQSITYSFQMPLDKVGVIFVKLNSLASFCERYKNSDDSYMIRLLDSKGVVILNQDNPEMVHQQFNILNTSVFKDLMYKNAPYVMGKYKGINQNRKNMGMYTTIEKVDWKVLVREDYDILIGSINEIVLNIIIIALIFLLVSVYIALKIAKRLFKQIDQYTDNIAQISAGNYAIKIQDSPYKEFETFTQSFELMQREIEKREESLEESLNSFKSLVNSTMEAILIHKDGVCLDVNDVAVKLFKYDKKEEMVGKEFLHFVAPSSQKIVQYNMEKETEPYEIEFLKKDGSSFISIGQGKFLHLFGLKLKVSTVIDISEIKHKDKLLFQQSKMASMGEMIGNIAHQWRQPLSAISSAASGMKVQKEFGVLTDDEVESSLNSIMKSTHYLSKTIDDFRNFFKSDKAKTTFDVTKVTDNVISLLASSFKNYDIKVLKEYDESLEILGYENELTQAIINIFNNAKDALLELPRDKKRLIMIKVRRIKTDQIIITVHDSAGGIPKNIMPSIFDPYFTTKYKQQGTGIGLYMTHQIIVSHMKGKIVAENSMFTYENEQHYGAKFTIELSVKK
- a CDS encoding ATP-dependent Clp protease ATP-binding subunit produces the protein MNKIFEKLTNQLAETIESSVALALHNKNQEVEFVHIIWALLTNTNSVLNQVFNKMNQDKTAIELDVKSYASKLPQVSSVTKDNIKVGRAVVDALQKAEGLMSSSGDKYIAIDTFILANLDNKLFKEVISKYVDMNEFKKTIESIRGGAKIESQSGDDVLDSLAKYGIDLNKKAIDGELDPVIGRDEEVQRMMQILIRKTKNNPILLGEPGVGKTAIVEGLAQRIVAREVPTSLQNKKVITLDMSALIAGAKYRGEFEDRLKAVIDEVKKAGNIILFIDEIHTIVGAGASEGSMDAANILKPALARGELHTIGATTLKEYRKYFEKDAALQRRFQPVSVDEPTVNEAIHILRGLKERLETHHNITINDSALVAAAKLSERYIGDRFLPDKAIDLIDEASAELKMQIESEPVVLSTVKREIATLNVEKQALLMEDKKKNKARIEEIEKELANLGEKKRGLETQFETEKETFNAASSIKAKIEELRNKAAIAKRESKFDEAAKIEYGDIPELEAKIKENENKWAMMVENGTLLRNSVDEDSIAAIVSKWTGIPVNKMLSSEKERILKVQEVLKEDVVGQDEAIKAISRAIKRNKAGLSQENRPIGSFMFLGPTGVGKTQSAKTLAKFLFDDEKSLIRFDMSEYMEKHSVSRLIGAAPGYVGYDEGGQLTEAVRRKPYSVILFDEIEKAHPDVFNILLQVLDDGRLTDNKGVTIDFKNTIIILTSNIGSAKIIEISDKEQRRAEVMNEIKGYFKPEFLNRLDDIVIFEQLGLDAITNIVDIMFDDIKRKVAQKEITISLTQSAKEYIAQVGFDPVFGARPLKRALYEVVEDKLADLILEDKIKEGNDVKFDIINGEIQAQIS